The sequence below is a genomic window from Uranotaenia lowii strain MFRU-FL chromosome 2, ASM2978415v1, whole genome shotgun sequence.
AATGGTTTCAATAAAacggttttgttattttattttagctttcctatgcatttttttcagtggttttcataaaaaactcGAACGAaattagcaaaacaatttttttatttgtgcactcacattttttattacttaaaaatcaaatttggtttaaattaaaacgaaaatagGTCTATTTAAAAGAGCGTGTAACGATaagttaaaaaatggaaaaaagaaaaaataagcgAAACCGAAAAAAAGGAACAACAATAGTGAAAAAATGGTCGGAGTACACCGCCATGGCCCAGGCGGAAAATAATTATAACAATTATGATCCGAAACAAACAACAACGGCATGTCCATCGGCCAGCAGCTATCAAGGTAGGTTTCGAAATCTGCTGTTTATCTTGAAAACTACCCAAGCCCGTccgggaaaacaaaattattctactgccaattaaaataatttttccaacattttttttttcatttttcagatgCTACGACCCAAGAATCACCTAAAAACTCTCGTAGTACGTCCCGGACCCATTGGCTGCAGCCCCTTTCAAATTTGGACGACAGTTGCATGGAAGGTAGGTCAATTGAAACCGTCGTACCTGGTCCGTATCAAAGTGATGGTGGTGCCGCATCTGAGGACCGCAAGCTGGCTACCCAACTGCGCAGATGTCCTGCTCTGATAGTGGCAACAAATCGGAGCTGATTAGGCATTATTTATATTCCgaaataaaatgcattttcattatatttgtgtaatttcataatttataaattccgaatttcataaataaacataaatttaaaagaaatataacttaatttaattttaattggaaaaacTAAACTGCTTAAAACCTTACTTTATTATTacttttgaatcaatgaatttttatgtgttttacccaaaaaaaattttattttgataagagTCAtagatcattttcaaaaagggtgaattttattttgaatcaaacgaTAAGTTTAAACCAAATCGATATTTTTAGTCAGTGTGACCagaaatatatttgtgctttttcccaaccaaaatttttatcatttttggccgaaatattattatttttaaaatatatttttctgcgtgtagatataattttacactgtttgtgatataaatttcattgaccagttgatttttacatcacggaatgtaaaattatagcaaaacaatttatttctatccgctttttgaaaaaagactaaaattacatcaaaaggagtggaaaattacatctttttttcattacacttgtaaaaaaatagatcactcgtgttttagattccgtatacttttagaaattttttgctgtgtaaggtttggcgggtggcagttctcaagtttgggtattttcgattttcagtgtagGTGAAGTATGTTTAGCGTGTATCATTTCTTCTTATTAGAACGTTACGCTCCGATGATAACATTAAACTGTCAACTCTATAGCATTGTGCAACCAATGGCACCATTTACCCTAAGTCATATGACATTCAGCTGAGCTCGGATTTTCCATTACGGATTCTGGCTGTGCTGGCTGTTTGGGTGTCAATCGCtgaggaaaaattgattttccgagaaaattgtttaatttttcgcaCACGGTTGAACTGTAACTGCAACACATCACCATGTCGGAGGTTCAGGATCTAATGTCGTCCCTTCCGGATGACAAAATTGGTGAGTATCCTTCGAAAAGATACCTTTGTTGTGATTCGTCATCGTTACACctttttcattacaaaaaaatcgatatttggaAAACTTCTGTAGATTTTCCTTAAAAGTACTATAAAAATGAGATGAAACTTAATTTGGATAtcttcatatcaaattttttaacgcACAACGAAAAATGGTTGTAAAATCTTGATCACGTGACCTTCTgtgtttttctttctctttttcaAGACATGATTGCCGCTACCAGTGTTCTTCAGCAGCAGGCCGGGGACATCCGTCAGAATAATCCCAACTGGTCCTCTTACAAGCAGTGAGTATcataacttattttcaaatttcttatttttttttttaaccttgaaCTTCACTTCTAGATCCCAGATGATTTCACAGGAAGATTATTCCTACATCGTCAGCTTGGATAACAAGAAAACTGCGGGTCAATTCCTGCAGGAAAATCCTGGCCAGTGCGCCAAAACGTTTTTGAATCTACTGTCGCACGTATCCAAGGATCAGACAATCCAGTACATTCTGGTCATGATTGACGATTTGTTACAGGAAGATCGTTCTCGAGTCCAGATCTTCCACGACTACGCTAACAAGCGCAAGGAAAGTGTCTGGGCGCCTTTCTTGAATCTACTCAACCGCCAGGACGGATTTATTGTCAACATGGCCGCGCGAGTCGTTGGAAAATTGGCGTGTTGGGGCCAAGAGCTGATGCCCAAGTCCGATCTGCACTTTTATTTGCAGTGGCTCAAAGATCAACTAACTGTGGTTGTAAGTATTGTTCCGATAGCTTGCGCAcaacaaagatttttataacaCAACCGTATGTGAATGTTGTTTAGTTTCACACTAACTCAGCAGAGAGTACTCAAACTAGCTAGTTgtgaaaatgtttatgaatgtACTTACCTCAATAGGTTTCGAATTAAGTACCTATATATCTTTCTAATCACAGCTAGAAGACGCAGCGTGATGAGTGTGATGTCCCTGTTTCTGCCGATGTCTAACACTTGCAAGAGAAATACTGCTTCCGTTACTAACGCACTTTTGATTGAAACATCTATGTAACGATTCTCAAGTTAATCAGTTTATTGAAAGCAAAGTTATGTCT
It includes:
- the LOC129749754 gene encoding uncharacterized protein LOC129749754, which produces MEKRKNKRNRKKGTTIVKKWSEYTAMAQAENNYNNYDPKQTTTACPSASSYQDATTQESPKNSRSTSRTHWLQPLSNLDDSCMEGRSIETVVPGPYQSDGGAASEDRKLATQLRRCPALIVATNRS